The following coding sequences are from one Clostridioides difficile ATCC 9689 = DSM 1296 window:
- a CDS encoding phosphoribosyltransferase family protein, which produces MKNCLNFNCEIDIIDNPLNLELNDFLDVGIRNNSKRRFLFISKKLGKHLACKPSEMDNLGKLMATIYNEKNKEESNGTVIAFAETGTAVGHSFFDYLCGDYEFIHTTREQFDELENLEFLEEHSHATDQNLYFGMLNNFKFGDEIILVDDEITTANTCMNIIRKIQSIYPKKKYTICSILNWVSDENLSKVTRLERELDCKIDFVYLFKGNFKFYIDEDIISNYNDNYSITKLETISSDKVNLVVNHIYVDLEDYIGNKKYVKYTGRFGINRREQFRLKEIVKRESKKITMASKESLKNEKEKILFLGTEEFMYIPMLFAKEKENKYDIYYHSTTRSPIINIDKNNYPIKSKFMLKSFYNIDIQNYIYNIDKHNFSKCYLFVELNKSENSYLEFIDIIKKTSIKELTIVCCS; this is translated from the coding sequence ATGAAGAATTGCTTAAATTTTAATTGTGAGATTGACATTATTGATAATCCATTGAATTTAGAACTAAATGATTTTTTAGACGTAGGAATAAGAAATAATAGCAAAAGACGTTTTTTGTTTATCTCAAAGAAACTCGGTAAACATTTAGCATGTAAGCCAAGTGAGATGGATAATTTGGGAAAATTAATGGCTACAATTTATAATGAAAAAAATAAGGAAGAATCAAATGGTACTGTTATAGCTTTTGCTGAAACTGGTACAGCTGTTGGGCATAGTTTTTTTGATTACTTATGTGGAGATTATGAATTTATTCATACTACTAGAGAGCAGTTTGACGAGTTAGAAAATCTGGAATTTTTAGAGGAACATTCCCATGCAACAGACCAGAATTTATACTTTGGTATGCTTAACAACTTTAAATTTGGAGATGAGATAATATTGGTTGATGATGAGATTACCACAGCCAATACATGCATGAATATAATTAGGAAAATTCAAAGCATTTATCCTAAAAAGAAATACACTATATGCTCAATACTCAATTGGGTAAGTGATGAAAATTTAAGTAAAGTTACTCGTTTAGAAAGAGAGCTAGATTGTAAGATAGATTTTGTATACTTATTTAAAGGAAACTTTAAATTTTATATAGATGAAGATATTATTTCAAATTACAACGATAATTATAGTATTACTAAATTAGAGACTATTTCAAGTGATAAAGTAAATTTAGTAGTAAATCATATTTATGTTGATTTAGAAGATTATATTGGAAATAAGAAATATGTAAAATATACAGGAAGATTTGGAATTAATAGAAGAGAACAATTTAGATTAAAAGAAATCGTTAAGAGAGAAAGTAAAAAAATAACTATGGCCAGTAAAGAATCTTTAAAAAATGAAAAAGAAAAGATTCTATTTTTAGGTACTGAAGAATTTATGTATATACCTATGCTGTTTGCAAAAGAAAAAGAAAATAAATATGATATATACTATCATTCAACAACAAGAAGTCCAATTATTAATATTGATAAGAATAATTATCCTATTAAAAGTAAATTTATGCTAAAGAGTTTTTATAATATAGATATTCAAAATTATATTTACAATATAGATAAACATAATTTTTCTAAGTGTTATTTATTTGTAGAGCTGAATAAAAGTGAAAATTCTTATCTAGAATTTATTGATATAATTAAAAAAACAAGTATAAAAGAATTAACTATAGTATGTTGTAGCTAA
- a CDS encoding toxic anion resistance protein, which produces MGININSFSKDKNSVEVTENLPTAVQEENFDIMEYTNNKKNELRKSKEVEALTSLIEVENPDTILQFGRKASEGVARVSDSLLNTIKLNRNEENSKMLVHLTKIMDKFDLDDFQETKEPNFVQKLFKKANNAIEMMFQKYETLGGEVEKIQIELEQYERDIALSNKQIGAMLNENFEFYNELQKYIVAGEMAIEEMDNEILPFFKQKSETSGDQMDVVNYQELLKVYDMLNQRVYDLRIAENIAIQTIPMLRGMQHNNYGLIRKINSAFVVTLPVFKQCLSQAILLKKQELQAKSLKALDDKTNELLLRNAQNVSTQSAQIARMAGTSSVQIETLEKMYNTIKSGIDETMRIEENNRALIKDNTKRLEELNTTIIYNK; this is translated from the coding sequence ATGGGGATAAATATAAATAGTTTTTCAAAAGATAAGAACTCTGTAGAGGTTACTGAGAATTTGCCTACAGCAGTTCAAGAAGAAAACTTCGATATAATGGAATATACAAATAATAAAAAAAATGAACTGAGAAAGTCTAAGGAAGTTGAGGCATTGACATCTCTTATAGAAGTAGAAAATCCAGATACGATTTTACAGTTTGGTAGGAAAGCATCTGAAGGAGTAGCAAGAGTTTCTGATAGCCTTTTAAATACAATAAAATTAAATAGAAATGAAGAAAATTCTAAAATGCTGGTTCATTTAACTAAAATAATGGATAAGTTTGATTTAGACGATTTTCAAGAAACTAAGGAACCAAATTTCGTTCAAAAACTTTTCAAAAAAGCTAATAATGCCATTGAAATGATGTTTCAAAAGTATGAAACATTGGGAGGAGAAGTTGAGAAAATTCAAATTGAGCTTGAGCAATACGAAAGAGATATAGCACTTTCTAATAAGCAAATAGGTGCTATGTTAAATGAAAACTTTGAGTTTTATAATGAACTTCAAAAATATATTGTTGCTGGAGAAATGGCAATAGAAGAAATGGATAATGAAATACTACCTTTCTTTAAACAAAAATCAGAGACTAGTGGAGATCAAATGGATGTTGTCAATTATCAAGAACTATTAAAAGTTTATGATATGTTAAATCAAAGAGTCTATGATTTAAGGATAGCAGAAAATATAGCTATCCAAACAATACCTATGCTTAGAGGTATGCAACATAATAATTATGGTTTAATTAGAAAAATAAATAGTGCATTTGTCGTAACTTTACCAGTATTTAAACAATGTTTATCTCAAGCTATATTACTTAAAAAGCAAGAATTACAAGCAAAATCTCTAAAAGCACTTGATGACAAAACTAATGAATTATTGCTTAGAAATGCACAAAATGTAAGTACTCAAAGTGCACAAATAGCTAGAATGGCTGGAACAAGTTCTGTTCAAATAGAAACATTGGAAAAAATGTACAATACTATCAAATCTGGTATAGATGAAACTATGAGAATAGAAGAAAACAATAGAGCTTTAATTAAGGATAATACAAAGAGATTGGAAGAATTAAATACGACTATAATTTATAATAAGTAG
- a CDS encoding HAD hydrolase family protein yields MIVFSDLDRSIIYSNKFLNADSKYTNIEIYREKEISYISLDTINLIKQIQYYGMFIPTTTRTVEQFKRIEFNKYGIYFPWSITSNGGVILKDNEILKSWSEKIDKLKSDYEPIESMIHKFKDYLNVDGITNFKVAEDTFFYIVVDLSRFNLDSIKEYTNILESKNWKFYVSGRKIYFIPKEISKENAIKYLTKELGIEYFYAVGDSIMDYGMLNISNKSYVLKHGDINKNEIENSFISSSFNGMSGTEEILSNILDENCLLNI; encoded by the coding sequence ATGATTGTTTTTTCAGATTTAGACAGGAGTATCATTTACTCCAATAAATTTTTAAATGCTGATAGTAAATATACTAATATAGAAATTTATAGGGAAAAAGAAATATCTTATATATCTTTAGATACTATAAATTTAATAAAGCAAATACAATATTATGGTATGTTTATACCTACAACTACTAGAACAGTGGAGCAATTTAAGCGTATAGAATTTAATAAATATGGGATTTATTTTCCTTGGAGTATAACTTCAAATGGAGGAGTTATACTTAAAGATAATGAAATATTGAAATCATGGAGTGAAAAAATAGATAAACTAAAATCTGATTATGAGCCCATTGAAAGTATGATTCATAAATTTAAAGACTATTTGAATGTAGATGGAATAACTAATTTTAAAGTTGCAGAAGATACATTTTTTTATATAGTTGTTGATTTATCAAGATTTAATTTGGATTCAATCAAAGAATATACAAATATATTGGAATCAAAAAATTGGAAGTTTTATGTGAGTGGCAGAAAAATATATTTTATACCAAAAGAAATTTCAAAAGAAAATGCTATAAAATACTTGACTAAAGAATTAGGAATAGAATATTTTTATGCAGTTGGAGATTCTATTATGGACTATGGTATGCTTAATATCTCAAATAAATCCTATGTATTGAAGCATGGTGATATAAATAAAAATGAAATAGAAAATTCATTTATATCAAGTTCTTTCAATGGAATGAGTGGAACTGAAGAGATACTATCTAACATTTTAGACGAGAACTGCCTACTTAACATATAA
- a CDS encoding cupin domain-containing protein, which produces MNIDVGSKIRSLRKSKNISISTLAKNSDLSTGLISQIERNMVVPSIVAMWKISKALDINIGYFFEEIGREDSDIVVKKNNRKKIVTNDSTKFYELLVPNLSGKKIEFILVTLDGHTQKNSEFVTHEGEECGYIIKGKMKITLGNKEYLLEEGDSFYFNSTIPHVYENYDDEVCISVWAMTPPSF; this is translated from the coding sequence ATGAATATAGATGTTGGAAGCAAAATTAGATCTCTTAGAAAATCTAAAAATATAAGTATCTCTACTTTAGCAAAAAATTCAGATTTAAGTACAGGCTTAATAAGTCAAATTGAGCGTAATATGGTTGTTCCATCTATTGTAGCAATGTGGAAAATATCAAAAGCTCTTGATATAAATATAGGTTATTTTTTTGAAGAGATTGGAAGAGAAGACTCTGATATAGTAGTAAAGAAAAATAATCGAAAAAAAATAGTAACTAATGATTCTACAAAATTTTATGAACTTCTTGTTCCTAATTTATCTGGGAAAAAAATAGAATTTATACTTGTTACGCTAGATGGTCATACACAAAAAAACAGTGAATTTGTGACACACGAAGGAGAAGAATGTGGCTATATAATAAAAGGTAAAATGAAGATAACACTTGGAAATAAGGAATATCTATTGGAGGAAGGAGATAGTTTTTATTTTAACAGTACTATACCACATGTGTATGAAAATTATGATGATGAGGTATGTATCTCAGTCTGGGCAATGACTCCACCTTCATTTTAA
- a CDS encoding calcium-translocating P-type ATPase, PMCA-type — protein sequence MEFNNDIKYYNVDKEEVTKDLSVNPEKGLSESEVKTRREKYGLNEFTPKEEGSFWDDLKESLSEPMIVILIIAAVVSAVIGETHDAIGIVGAIAIGIAIGMITEGRSKKAAEALSKLTENIEVKVLRDGEVHQISKSELVPGDIVYIETGDMVPADGRLIESINLKIREDMLTGESDDVSKKCDVVVSMEEIESKGAVVVQEPIPAKQINMVFGGTLVAYGRGALVVTSIGDNSEMGKIAQNLSETDEQTPLQIKLGNLGGLIAKVSSAVAGLLFIFMVFQMISKNVLNVDMSGILPFLESIDPVKTAFTVCVALIVAAVPEGLPTMINMTLAITMQKMAKINALVTKKEACETIGSVSVICSDKTGTLTENRMTVEVAYVDGRYIESSEEEINSYFEENCMINSTADVEHNDGDIKYLGSATECALLLYYKNVDYRQVRKNSNIVAQNPFTSDSKRMTSVIGRDNHHVLLSKGAPEVLLELCSHIQRGKDIVPLTENIKHEILEEIKKLQIKSMRTLGFAYKEISQAEEEAAVTAESDAMNVSAMENNLVFSGFVGIRDPLRKDVIESVNTANKAGVSVKMLTGDNINTARAIGEELGLLKNNMRVVEASYIDTLDDEELKQEIQSISIVARSKPDSKMRIVSALQKSGDVVAVTGDGINDAPALSKADVGIAMGISGTEVSKNAADIILTDDSFSTIVKGIKWGRGIYDNFQRFVQFQLTVNVIAFLVAIISQVMGQEMPFTTIQLLWVNIIMDGPPALALGLEPVRDHVLNRKPVDRKANIISKSMVYTIVLNAFYITAILMLQSTFNFLGVDEAHKGTVMFALFAFSALFNAFNCREFNADSIFPNFTHNKLALQIIVLTGIAQVIFTQLFQDFFNSVAMDFMTWVKVLCVAASVIVVNEVVKCIIRLVKPKKTA from the coding sequence ATGGAATTTAATAATGATATCAAATATTATAATGTAGATAAAGAAGAAGTTACAAAAGACTTATCTGTTAATCCTGAAAAAGGTTTATCAGAATCAGAAGTCAAGACTAGAAGAGAAAAATATGGTTTGAATGAATTTACTCCAAAAGAAGAGGGTAGTTTTTGGGATGATTTAAAGGAAAGTTTAAGTGAACCAATGATAGTTATCTTGATTATTGCAGCAGTAGTAAGTGCAGTAATTGGGGAAACTCATGATGCAATAGGGATTGTAGGTGCTATAGCAATAGGTATAGCAATAGGTATGATTACAGAAGGTCGTTCTAAGAAAGCAGCAGAGGCTCTTTCTAAGTTGACTGAAAACATAGAAGTAAAAGTATTGAGAGATGGGGAAGTACATCAAATTTCTAAGAGTGAATTGGTACCAGGTGATATAGTATATATTGAAACTGGTGACATGGTACCTGCTGATGGTAGACTTATAGAAAGTATAAACCTTAAAATTAGAGAAGATATGTTAACAGGAGAATCTGATGACGTATCTAAAAAGTGTGATGTAGTAGTTTCTATGGAAGAGATAGAATCTAAAGGAGCAGTAGTAGTACAGGAGCCAATACCTGCAAAACAGATAAATATGGTGTTTGGTGGTACACTTGTAGCTTATGGTAGAGGAGCTCTAGTTGTAACTTCAATTGGAGATAATAGTGAAATGGGTAAAATTGCTCAAAACTTATCAGAAACAGATGAGCAAACTCCACTTCAGATAAAACTTGGAAATTTAGGTGGTTTGATAGCCAAAGTTTCTAGTGCAGTAGCAGGATTACTATTTATATTTATGGTTTTCCAAATGATAAGTAAGAATGTATTAAATGTAGATATGTCTGGAATATTACCGTTTTTAGAATCAATAGACCCAGTTAAAACAGCATTTACAGTATGTGTTGCGTTGATAGTTGCAGCAGTGCCAGAAGGTCTTCCAACTATGATAAATATGACACTTGCAATAACAATGCAAAAAATGGCTAAAATAAATGCATTAGTTACCAAAAAAGAAGCTTGTGAAACGATAGGTTCTGTTTCTGTAATATGTTCAGATAAAACTGGTACATTAACTGAAAATAGAATGACTGTAGAAGTTGCATATGTTGATGGCAGATATATTGAAAGTTCAGAAGAGGAAATAAATAGTTATTTTGAAGAAAACTGTATGATAAACTCTACAGCTGATGTAGAGCACAATGATGGTGATATTAAGTATTTAGGAAGTGCTACTGAATGTGCATTGCTTTTATATTACAAAAACGTAGATTATAGACAAGTTAGAAAAAATTCTAATATAGTAGCTCAAAATCCTTTTACTTCAGATTCAAAGAGAATGACTTCTGTTATAGGTCGAGATAATCATCATGTGCTATTATCAAAAGGAGCACCAGAAGTATTACTTGAATTATGTTCACATATTCAAAGAGGAAAAGACATAGTTCCATTAACTGAAAATATAAAACATGAGATTTTAGAAGAAATAAAGAAATTGCAAATAAAATCAATGAGAACTTTAGGGTTTGCATATAAAGAAATCTCACAAGCTGAAGAAGAAGCAGCAGTAACTGCTGAAAGTGATGCTATGAATGTAAGTGCAATGGAAAACAATTTAGTATTTAGTGGTTTTGTTGGTATAAGAGACCCACTTAGAAAAGATGTTATAGAGTCTGTAAATACAGCAAATAAAGCTGGTGTTTCTGTAAAAATGCTTACAGGAGATAATATAAATACAGCAAGAGCTATAGGTGAAGAGTTAGGCCTATTAAAAAATAATATGAGAGTGGTTGAAGCTTCATATATAGATACTTTAGATGATGAAGAATTAAAACAAGAGATACAAAGTATTTCAATCGTGGCAAGAAGTAAACCAGATAGTAAAATGAGAATAGTTTCAGCTCTGCAAAAGAGCGGAGATGTTGTTGCAGTAACAGGTGATGGTATAAATGATGCTCCAGCACTTTCAAAAGCAGATGTTGGTATAGCAATGGGTATATCTGGTACAGAGGTATCTAAAAACGCAGCAGACATAATTTTAACTGATGATAGTTTTAGTACCATTGTAAAAGGTATTAAATGGGGTAGAGGAATTTATGATAACTTCCAAAGATTCGTTCAATTCCAATTAACTGTAAATGTAATTGCATTTTTAGTGGCTATAATATCTCAAGTTATGGGACAAGAGATGCCATTTACTACAATACAATTATTATGGGTAAACATCATTATGGATGGACCACCAGCACTAGCATTAGGTTTAGAGCCAGTTAGGGACCATGTGTTAAACAGAAAACCTGTTGATAGAAAAGCCAATATAATTTCTAAGTCAATGGTGTATACAATAGTATTAAATGCATTTTATATAACAGCAATACTAATGTTACAATCTACATTTAATTTCTTAGGAGTTGATGAAGCGCATAAGGGAACAGTAATGTTTGCGTTATTTGCTTTTAGTGCACTGTTTAATGCATTTAACTGTAGAGAGTTTAATGCAGATAGTATCTTCCCTAATTTTACACATAACAAATTAGCACTACAAATAATAGTGTTGACAGGAATTGCACAAGTAATATTTACTCAGCTATTCCAAGATTTCTTTAACTCTGTAGCAATGGATTTTATGACATGGGTAAAAGTTTTATGTGTAGCAGCAAGTGTAATTGTGGTTAATGAAGTTGTAAAATGTATAATAAGACTGGTAAAACCAAAAAAGACTGCTTAA
- a CDS encoding cysteine protease StiP family protein, which yields MRDFSTYSKDDVIFLLKDISNLIEEEGNKERELKIQNGRHYSEMIPIEYEVSEDYLNLYHEKLRENKDKLAFSIGVMCEKIIKKNGNDVVLVSLARAGTPIGILAKRYIRSKYNISLPHYTISIIRDKGIDMNAIEYIVKNHPSSKIQFLDGWTGKGTISKELEKACDELNVKFKKYFDSTLAVLADPAGYSGLYGIREDFLIPSACLNSTVSGLVSRTVLREDLIGKNDFHGAKFYRHLKDKDESMNYIKTIEECFKNQFKNISDEVENWESDIITRDGYFDVLNIKEKYNITDINFIKPGVGETTRVLLRRVPYKILVKDLNDKSLDHIFILAKEKNVEVEQMDLKAYKCCGIIKNMKDI from the coding sequence ATGAGAGATTTTAGCACGTATTCTAAAGATGATGTTATTTTTTTATTAAAAGATATATCAAATTTAATTGAAGAAGAAGGAAATAAAGAAAGAGAATTAAAAATACAAAATGGTAGACATTATTCAGAAATGATACCAATAGAGTATGAAGTTAGTGAAGATTATCTGAATTTATATCATGAGAAACTAAGAGAAAATAAAGATAAACTTGCATTTTCTATAGGAGTTATGTGTGAAAAAATAATTAAAAAAAATGGAAATGATGTAGTACTAGTTTCACTTGCTAGAGCAGGAACACCTATTGGTATTTTGGCAAAAAGATATATAAGAAGCAAGTATAATATAAGTTTACCTCACTATACAATCTCTATAATAAGAGATAAGGGAATAGATATGAATGCAATTGAATATATAGTAAAGAATCATCCGAGCTCAAAAATTCAATTTTTAGATGGATGGACTGGTAAGGGAACTATATCAAAAGAACTTGAAAAAGCATGTGATGAACTTAATGTTAAATTTAAAAAATATTTTGACTCAACACTTGCTGTATTAGCTGACCCTGCTGGATATTCAGGACTTTATGGAATTAGAGAAGATTTCTTAATACCAAGTGCATGTTTAAATTCAACCGTTTCTGGTTTAGTAAGTAGAACTGTACTAAGAGAGGATTTAATTGGTAAAAATGACTTTCATGGAGCTAAGTTTTATAGACATTTAAAAGATAAAGATGAATCTATGAACTATATCAAAACTATAGAAGAATGTTTTAAAAATCAATTTAAGAATATATCTGATGAAGTTGAAAACTGGGAAAGTGACATTATAACAAGAGATGGATACTTTGATGTTTTAAATATAAAAGAAAAGTATAACATAACAGATATTAACTTTATCAAACCAGGTGTAGGGGAAACGACAAGGGTTTTACTTAGAAGAGTTCCGTATAAGATTCTTGTTAAAGACTTAAATGATAAATCTTTAGACCATATATTCATATTAGCTAAGGAGAAAAATGTTGAAGTTGAACAAATGGATTTAAAAGCCTATAAATGTTGTGGAATAATAAAAAATATGAAAGATATTTAG
- a CDS encoding HpcH/HpaI aldolase/citrate lyase family protein, with the protein MKYFDYICKDDLERIFLKEPEDFSAKTEKDVLKYALGAFLYVPATQYNMIYKSIIGDVKGVRPLAICLEDAVGVNGELEAIENLRLILKNISNESITNKDGIPLIFVRIKDVEQLLRIKEIIIKNSHFITGILIPKANSELIENCIEALDSMNLQDMYVIPIVETKEFIYNEKKELSFTNLYNAILRHKSRILSIRVGITDILGMYGIRRDKNFSIYNNLICSSFILDIITYLQRPELDIPISGGVSEFFDMTNKDIRNKYIEEILLDKYHGLIGKTVIHPMQIQIVQALSTVSYEDFADALDILDSTDSKYGVSKGVLGERMNETNPHFLWAKKTLILSKIYGVLNKGVDYEELLKF; encoded by the coding sequence TTGAAATATTTCGATTATATCTGCAAAGATGATTTAGAGAGAATTTTTTTGAAGGAGCCAGAAGATTTTAGTGCTAAGACTGAAAAAGATGTGTTGAAATATGCACTGGGCGCTTTTTTATACGTTCCAGCTACTCAATATAATATGATTTATAAGAGTATTATAGGGGATGTTAAGGGAGTTAGACCATTAGCTATTTGTTTAGAAGATGCTGTTGGAGTAAATGGAGAGTTAGAGGCTATAGAGAATCTTAGATTAATTTTAAAAAATATTAGCAATGAAAGTATAACTAATAAAGATGGAATACCACTAATTTTTGTAAGAATAAAAGATGTGGAGCAACTGTTGAGAATTAAAGAGATTATAATTAAAAATAGTCATTTTATAACAGGAATATTAATTCCTAAAGCAAATTCGGAGTTAATTGAAAATTGTATAGAAGCTTTAGATTCTATGAATCTTCAAGATATGTATGTTATTCCGATAGTAGAGACAAAAGAATTTATATATAATGAAAAAAAAGAACTTAGTTTTACTAATTTGTACAATGCTATTTTAAGACATAAGTCAAGAATATTAAGCATTAGAGTAGGCATAACTGATATATTAGGGATGTATGGTATAAGGAGAGATAAAAACTTCTCTATATATAATAATTTGATTTGTTCTTCATTTATATTAGATATAATCACATATCTTCAAAGACCAGAGTTAGATATACCTATAAGTGGTGGAGTATCAGAATTTTTTGATATGACGAATAAGGATATAAGAAATAAGTATATAGAAGAAATATTATTGGATAAATATCATGGATTAATTGGAAAGACCGTAATTCATCCAATGCAAATTCAAATTGTACAAGCGCTATCTACAGTATCATATGAAGATTTTGCTGATGCTTTGGATATACTGGATAGTACAGACAGTAAGTATGGTGTGAGCAAGGGTGTATTAGGAGAGAGAATGAATGAAACAAATCCACATTTTTTATGGGCTAAAAAAACATTGATTCTATCTAAAATATATGGTGTATTAAATAAAGGAGTAGACTATGAAGAATTGCTTAAATTTTAA
- a CDS encoding YceG family protein, producing MGDSKVFEKIFSSQSDRGNYTPSKGYLSYFISYIGLEDEVLYNLEIFKTKQNIDSKKDIALFTDVIANPSDFDIINYFKSGLQKYRTSMEDVDINILGFEEIDYKIKQAMDRVLKEEEKEFTNDRVKQNFIVKIMAWIKIYIGALDINKNEAPKVIFYGDIKKHEVYLLLILYLAGFDVLYLNPNSKSNIDILKSERYNIEFEEANIIEEKISFEERVILGEKIDKSSVKKAFTVGAEASKRISEELLNDAGFIKPWQLQDRKIKNLLLSSTVDEISIYWNQPLKLRPGFKFNDAIVEAPNFLSKINGIYNDKNEYIKFLDLLRDSESSTFIEFNGDVDRFSKAFTREAFSLSFLLDSKGAIDKNSVLNNKDYSISTLALNQQIMILEKVEELLEGSMFLNGLSGEDKIKGLFTVLHMDKKFVHMMNNFDYSLINPKLIIYMYKSIVFDKEIVFLMLLLSKIGFDIIILCPGGENNIENVINNQLIDVHRLDKMVYDLKLNSLENDIPLLKKIFGKRRRF from the coding sequence ATGGGTGACTCAAAGGTATTTGAAAAAATATTCTCCAGCCAATCAGATAGAGGAAATTACACTCCTTCAAAGGGATATCTAAGTTATTTTATTTCGTATATTGGTTTAGAAGATGAAGTTTTGTACAATCTCGAGATATTTAAAACAAAACAAAATATTGATAGCAAAAAAGATATTGCTTTATTTACTGATGTTATAGCAAATCCTAGTGATTTTGATATTATAAATTATTTTAAAAGTGGACTTCAAAAATATAGAACTAGCATGGAAGATGTAGATATAAATATTTTGGGATTTGAAGAGATTGATTATAAAATAAAGCAAGCAATGGATAGAGTGTTAAAAGAAGAGGAAAAAGAATTTACTAATGATAGAGTTAAACAAAATTTTATAGTGAAAATAATGGCATGGATAAAAATTTATATCGGTGCTTTAGATATAAATAAAAATGAAGCTCCAAAAGTAATATTTTATGGAGATATAAAAAAACATGAAGTTTATTTACTCTTAATATTATACTTGGCAGGTTTTGATGTTTTATATCTTAATCCAAATTCAAAGAGTAATATAGATATTTTAAAATCAGAAAGATACAATATAGAGTTTGAAGAAGCCAACATAATAGAAGAAAAAATTTCTTTTGAAGAAAGGGTTATTTTAGGGGAAAAAATAGATAAAAGTTCTGTAAAAAAAGCTTTTACTGTTGGGGCAGAAGCATCAAAGCGTATAAGTGAGGAATTGTTAAATGATGCAGGATTTATAAAACCTTGGCAACTCCAAGATAGAAAAATAAAAAATCTACTTCTAAGTTCAACTGTTGATGAAATATCAATATACTGGAATCAACCACTTAAATTAAGACCAGGATTTAAGTTTAATGATGCTATTGTAGAAGCTCCAAATTTTCTTTCTAAGATTAATGGAATATATAACGATAAGAATGAATATATTAAGTTTTTAGATTTATTAAGAGATTCGGAAAGTTCAACATTTATTGAATTTAATGGAGATGTAGATAGATTTTCAAAAGCTTTTACAAGAGAAGCTTTTAGTTTATCCTTTTTATTGGATTCAAAAGGTGCAATAGATAAAAACTCTGTTTTAAATAATAAAGATTATTCCATATCAACACTAGCATTGAATCAACAAATTATGATTTTAGAGAAAGTGGAAGAGTTGTTAGAAGGAAGTATGTTTTTGAATGGTTTAAGTGGAGAAGACAAGATAAAAGGTCTATTTACAGTACTTCACATGGATAAGAAATTTGTTCATATGATGAACAATTTCGATTACTCACTTATAAACCCAAAATTGATTATATACATGTACAAGAGTATTGTATTTGATAAAGAAATAGTTTTTCTTATGCTTTTACTTAGTAAGATTGGATTTGATATTATCATATTATGTCCAGGAGGAGAAAACAATATAGAGAATGTTATAAATAACCAATTGATTGATGTACACAGATTGGATAAAATGGTATATGACCTTAAATTAAATTCGCTTGAAAATGATATACCTTTACTTAAAAAAATTTTTGGAAAGAGGAGACGATTTTAG